Proteins found in one Dermacentor silvarum isolate Dsil-2018 chromosome 8, BIME_Dsil_1.4, whole genome shotgun sequence genomic segment:
- the LOC119462155 gene encoding transcription factor Sox-19a-like, with protein sequence MKPSGLQTPTFLDDDDDQDNDSTVSSNSSFVLLDSLGSVTEGPGDGHASSSAADSAAAEDQQLKPAVRDSAAAEASMPEFDVVVDLSVPGPSMSSEFQHSYQLRSRIPRPPNAFMLFAQERRRLVAAENPNENNQRVSSRLGKLWRSLSAADKEPYQRKAAEAAAVHRRKYPDYVYNPREARQRKEQERRAKAFASMTDGSGDQEQQPSTSTAATQGRSSPEYQELPHSLPLPQRNRRRATSAVGSSGAGRATPTRPTATVSATAWARSAAHPYNVHRFPGLRAPSLRGAIAATTASIAQSAAVHPFSQPIPLVACGRDCAAVPHPQITGSGLPHAADGSARQLGWFFDTTQTAAAHLTLGVAATPVLCWPLLATAGPPALAPSLPLLLPTAMTPAVARHHFTVPGPLMPPTRHDASAGSGSMHFFSTMQAMYIK encoded by the exons ATGAAGCCGTCCGGATTGCAAACAC CCACCTTTCTGGACGACGATGACGACCAAGACAATGACTCGACGGTGAGCAGCAACTCGTCCTTCGTCCTCCTGGACAGCCTTGGCTCCGTAACCGAAGGTCCCGGCGATGGTCATGCATCGTCGTCGGCTGCCGATTCCGCCGCGGCAGAGGACCAGCAGCTCAAGCCTGCTGTAAGAGATAGCGCAGCAGCAGAGGCTTCGATGCCGGAGTTTGATGTG GTCGTCGATCTCAGCGTTCCGGGTCCGTCGATGAGCAGCGAGTTTCAACACAGCTACCAGCTGCGGTCGCGCATTCCGCGACCTCCAAATGCTTTCATGCTGTTTGCGCAGGAGAGGCGGCGATTGGTGGCTGCTGAGAACCCAAAC GAGAACAACCAGCGCGTCAGCAGCCGGCTGGGAAAGCTGTGGCGTTCCCTCAGCGCCGCAGACAAGGAGCCGTACCAACGCAAGGCGGCCGAAGCTGCTGCTGTCCACAGAAGAAAATACCCAG ACTACGTCTACAACCCACGCGAGGCCCGCCAACGCAAGGAGCAGGAGCGCAGGGCCAAAGCGTTTGCCAGCATGACGGACGGCTCCGgggaccaggagcagcagccAAGCACTTCCACGGCTGCGACCCAGGGTCGAAGCAGCCCGGAGTACCAGGAGCTACCCCATTCGCTGCCTCTACCGCAGAGGAACAGACGACGTGCAACCAGTGCTGTAGGGTCTTCGGGCGCCGGTCGGGCAACGCCAACCAGGCCGACGGCCACAGTCTCGGCCACTGCGTGGGCTCGCTCGGCCGCGCACCCGTACAAT GTGCACCGGTTCCCCGGTCTTCGGGCCCCATCACTGCGTGGGGCCATCGCAGCAACCACTGCGTCCATCGCTCAGTCCGCTGCAGTTCACCCATTCAGCCAGCCGATCCCGCTGGTCGCTTGTGGCAGGGACTGCGCCGCCGTGC CTCATCCACAAATTACCGGTTCTGGCTTGCCGCACGCAGCCGACGGAAGCGCCCGGCAACTGGGATGGTTCTTCGACACCACCCAGACCGCAGCTGCTCACTTGACTTTGGGAGTTGCCGCAACAC CTGTGTTGTGCTGGCCGCTTCTGGCTACGGCTGGACCTCCGGCCCTGGCGCCATCATTACCCCTGCTACTGCCCACGGCCATGACCCCCGCGGTGGCCCGACACCACTTCACCGTGCCAGGACCGCTGATGCCACCGACCAGGCACGACGCATCAGCCGGATCTGGCTCGATGCATTTCTTCAGCACGATGCAGGCAA tgtacatcaagtga
- the LOC119462674 gene encoding uncharacterized protein LOC119462674: MPTTASRLQQQTATPHRGPAHAAASSNVAAALWPPEAGQPMQRQDTGGQFQQCAFAASNEMAGTAAACPYATQVCCAGVGAQGFSAQSFSAQPYGALIGATAGHGGGAIVVGTPTLFPEPATIGSNQARGGPTADRYHSQPLVQQQAVQQQQQQQHAVAQQPQPSPLGVNLTGWHQMSASWGGPFGPDVDLAMQMMIGRSAPQQQHSTTPTYTAASGNAQQFPRPT, encoded by the exons ATGCCGACCACAGCAAGCCGTCTGCAACAGCAGACCGCGA CACCGCATCGGGGCCCAGCACACGCTGCGGCCTCCTCCAACGTGGCAGCAGCGCTGTGGCCACCGGAAGCGGGCCAGCCCATGCAGCGTCAGGACACCGGCGGCCAATTCCAACAGTGCGCCTTCGCGGCCTCCAACGAGATGGCCGGCACCGCCGCCGCCTGTCCCTACGCGACACAGGTGTGCTGCGCGGGCGTCGGTGCTCAGGGCTTCAGTGCTCAGAGCTTCAGTGCTCAGCCCTACGGCGCGCTGATCGGTGCTACCGCGGGCCACGGTGGCGGCGCCATCGTGGTGGGCACGCCGACGCTCTTCCCGGAGCCCGCAACCATCGGCTCGAACCAGGCGCGCGGCGGACCTACTGCTGACCG GTACCACTCTCAGCCCCTGGTGCAGCAACAGGCTgtacaacagcagcagcagcagcaacacgcAGTTGCCCAGCAGCCGCAGCCTTCGCCGCTGGGCGTGAACCTGACCGGATGGCACCAGATGAGCGCATCGTGGGGCGGCCCTTTCGGTCCGGACGTCGACCTTGCCATGCAGATGATGATTGGCCGATCGGCACCTCAACAGCAGCACTCGACGACGCCGACATACACGGCTGCATCCGGAAACGCACAGCAGTTTCCACGTCCGACGTAG
- the LOC119462156 gene encoding uncharacterized protein LOC119462156: MEPRNLKVIKGDWEIPKQKWQATPPEELPKYATEALKQCNTSLFPNTISTLLKILATLPVTTAAAERSFSTRLKTYLRNSSVEERLNGLALMSLYRESVDVSNVIARFTEKARRLVF, translated from the coding sequence ATGGAACCCAGAAATCTCAAAGTGATCAAAGGAGATTGGGAGATACCGAAGCAGAAGTGGCAAGCAACACCTCCAGAAGAGTTGCCAAAGTATGCGACCGAGGCCCTCAAGCAGTGTAACACCAGCCTGTTTCCAAATACTATCAGCACCCTGCTCAAGATACTTGCCACACTTCCTGTCACCACAGCGGCAGCTGAGAGAAGCTTTTCGACGCGCCTCAAAACCTACCTTCGCAACAGCTCTGTTGAGGAACGATTGAATGGGTTGGCTCTGATGTCGCTCTACAGAGAGTCCGTTGACGTGAGCAACGTAATCGCAAGGTTTACGGAGAAGGCACGGAGACTTGTGTTTTAG